The following DNA comes from Macaca thibetana thibetana isolate TM-01 chromosome 14, ASM2454274v1, whole genome shotgun sequence.
gattaattttaatatttttaattgtttccttttttaaaattttgtgggtATGTATAGCaagtgtatatgtttatggggtacatgagatgttttgatacaagcactCAATGTGtgataatcacatcatggaagatATAGTTTCAGAATGTAAGGACCTACAGAATACCgaacattatttattaaaaaattacaaagctagactcaataaaatgaaatattataacatcaaaatgttttccaaagaacagagaaaaaatatttcaaaagcatgaaaaatgtttggaattatattttttcattacaaCACTaattgctagaaaaaaaaaaaagttgaacaatTAATTTAGAAAGTAGATAGAATGAAACTTTGTTCCAAAGTTCTATAAACCTTTGTCCTGTTATTAAATTGTAAAAGTAGGTGAAGACACATTTAGACACAAAATTATAATCAGTTATTACCAAAACAGGAGGTAATTGGCTGAAATGTGAGGGCTGTTGTGTCTGGCAGCATGGCTGGGGTGGGGAATATTAGATGTGTCCTTATacttgaaggaaaataaattgttctaccaaaaagacatctgcacttGTAAGTTTATTACGGcgctgttcacaacagcaaagacatagaatcaacccaggGGTTCATCAACAGCAGATGAGATAAATAAAACGTGATACGCACATACgcataatggaatactacacagcataaaatgtgcaaaattatgtcctttgcagcaacatggatgcacctggaggccattatcctaagtgaattaatgaagaaacacaaaagcaaatatttcatgttctcattcataaatgaAAGCTAAGCATTGAGTCACATGGACAGAAAGACGGGAACAATAAACATTGGAAACTTCaaaagaggggaggaagagatggaggcaagtgttgaaaaactacctatcagctATTATATTCACTACATGGTTGACAAGATAATTAAAAGCCTAAACCTCAGCAACATTCACTATActtatgcaacaaacctgcacatgttccatctgaagctaaaataaaataaaatttgaaaatttatatatatatatataattattgtaaactgttttattcctatttttaaaccTGCAAGTAAGATTCCAGATGGCAGCAACATGAGTGAGATGGATGTAGGtagaagaaaaatagcaaaagttAAAAGAGGATTGATATGTTTGTTTCTTCAGAGTAGGTAGTTACAAATTagtttttgttagaaaaaaagaaagatgaaattggggaagttaattttttaataatacccaatagaaaaacagataatgaatatgcaaatttttaaatatcagtggggaaattttttattaataaagggaactaaaataacaaaaaaagaaagtgaaaaaaaggaaagcaatagGAAATGTAAAATCAGAAAGTGAATCAAAAACAAATATCAAGAAAGCAGAAATACTTTCCGATTGGCTGTAAACCTACTAcctaataattttactttaaagaataaaacctggataaattaactaaaaatgtacgaagaaatatatacaaagatGTGCAGCatgttttgtaattaaaaataatgagatgaatcagctattagaaaataaaaacataaatgaaatctatattacaaaacaaaacacagagtaCATTagtctatataaataaataacaaatgatcTAACGGAAATACTGTGATTGGCTGTAAATCTAAAAATTTGCAATGTGAAATCAGAAAATACACACACTAGCCTTTGCCTCTGGAAAATTGGGAGAGAAATCTGCTGGGGCAGTGTTAAAGGTGACATTAGCTTTAATGCTGTGTGCATGTTATTAAACATCCTCTTTGAGATGAGTGCAGTATAAAAGTTGTTAATTTTTGGTATCAGGAGCAAAACTGTTAcatttttgctttacattttaaataacctACATAAGACAAAATGAGTATAATTGTAAAAAACAATGTGACAAGTTTGATAATTCAGAAGATAATTAATTGCTTGGTCTTTGGaaatcatattaaataaattgaaaaccttcagTATCATGTGAAATGTGGCTATCAATAGCTAAATAGGACATATTCTATATTAAAGTCTGTGGGAGAACAAATGACAGATCGCAGGTTGGAAAGAGAGGCCTTGGATTTTGAAATAAGAGTCTTTTAGGGTTAAATACAGATCGAGAGAATACTGGAAAAAATGATAGGTGAAGACTTCCCTATATCATGGATGTAAAAATGCCATACCTAACTGGTGCTTATGTTATGGGCATGAATTCCAAAAATCAATCAGTGATAAATTATGCTGGTATTACTGATAAATAGCTTTGaaattatgtgtttgttttggCTATCATTGCACTGAGTGTTATCTATTTGGTATATGATTCCACTTGAAGCTACGGATTTGGCAATGATTGTTTGAACCTGTAAAACTGGCTTTGTAAGAGCACAACAGAATGCAAGCTCCATAGGGCCAGacattgaataaatataaattaaaggaATCATGAAATGCATGATGTATGAATAAACAGaagtaagagaaaaagaataaaagggaaaaaaggaagaaaggaagaaaataaggaaagaaagaataaaggaataaagaaagtaGTTTACAGGGTAAATTTCCAGTGCCACATATCTCTCATCACTGGTCACAAAACACTCAGTATAATATGTTCTTTCCCCAGAACAGAAGCAGTCTTGTGCTAACAAGCATTCTTCACAAGGTCATGCAGGCAAAGGCCCCACAGCTCTCTCCCAGGATATCCCTTCCAGGGTAGTTGATCAGGCTTTGAACTTGAACTACAATGATGTTTCTGACAGTTTTGAAATCCattattgggccgggcgcggtggctcaagcctgtaatcccagcactttgggaggccgagacgggcggatcacgaggtcaggagatccagaccatcctggctaacacggtgaaacaccgtctctactaaaaatacaaaaaactagccaggcgaggtggcgggcgcccgtagtcccagctactcgggaggctgaggcaggagaatggcgtaaacccgggaggcggagcttgcagtgagctgagatccggccactgcactccagcccgggctacagagcaagactccgtctcaaaaaaaaaaaaaaaaaaaaaaaaaaaaggaatccattATTAGTCAGCATCCAGGAACAAACCAACTTACATTGCAAGTTGACAGCAGTAAAGTGAGGATCAGGAGATATTCCTTAAGGCAAGAACATATCAGTCTTTATAGACGGATTAAAGCCCTTAGTAAAATAACATGATAAGAGtcttattttttagtaaaaacataGAGCACTTGCTCTCGAATCTGTTTGGTCCTCACCCCATAAATGATGGGATTGAGAAAGGGTGGGATAATCAAATAGAGATTGGCAACAAGAATGTGAATGTAACCTGGTGGTGTCCAAACATATGAGTAAGGAAAGAGAAGACTGAGGGGATATAGAAAACACAGATGACCCCAACGTGAGAGCTACATGTGCTTAGGGCTTTTAGCCGAGCATCATGTGATGGGAGGCGGAAGACAGCACGGAGGCTGTAAACATATGAGATGCCAATGAGGACTAGGttcagaacaaagaaagaaactacaaaaaGCCCATAGATACCATTGATACGGATGTTTCCACAGGACAATTTTGCAGTGCCCATGTGCTCACAGTAGGAATGGGCTATTACATGAGCCTGACAAAAGGGTAGCCAGTAGATAAGATAGATCATGGGAAGTGTAAGTAAAACTGGATGAATTACAATGCACATGCTAATGCCCACCAACACTTGGGATGTCAAGACGGTCGTGTAATGTAGTGGAGCACAGATGGCCACATAACGGTCAAAAGCCATAGCCAGTAAGACCTCAGCCTCCATGCCAGTGAAGGCATGGATCAGAAACATCTGGGTCACACAAGCTCCATAGTTAACCTCGTGAGCATCAAACCAGAAGATGCCCAGCATGCAAGGCACAGAGGTTGTAGAAAGGGCCAAATCGATAGTGGAAAGAATGGCCAGGAAGTAGAACATGGGCTCCCGGAGAGTCTGTTCTACCTTGATGACTAGCAGAATGGTGGCATTGCCCAGCAAAACCACGAGGTAAACAGAGCAGAAAGGCAGGGAGATCCACATGTGGATGTCTTCCAGACCTGGGATTCCAATGAGAAAAAATGTGACTGGGTGAAATATGCTCTTCTTGTGATAAAACATTCTTCCAAATCACAGCGTAGGAGAACTTGCCACACATAGAAGCAGGAGCTGGGGAGAGAAGATTGAATAAGAGTTTGGAATGAAAATAATTAGGTTTGTGTTTCATTCAGTATATGTagagtaaaatgaaaagttttgttATTTGGAGGGTCCTGTTATTGTGTTTTGTAATCTACAGTCATTTGAATAGATCAGTCTCAAATAACTTAATTCTTATGTTTACATAATGATTGTAGCATAATGCGTAACCTTACACATTAAAGATTGCAGGATTCTATGACATAGAGTCTGATATTTAACTGGAATAACTGAAGATGCCATGTACCCTTTATTAGTCCCCTGGTTGAAGAAGAATGCCTGAAAAATCAGATACGCACAAGGGAAATGCTGATTAATTCAAGAGGAAACAGACTAATGAGAACATGAAGTTACAGACACAGatgtacacatatttttataattaaaaactgcAAAATTTCTTCTAATGATTTGCTAATCATTTATTGATGTAAAGCAAATGCCAAGATTAAGCCTAATATCCTGTcaaaaagacaggaagagaacATGAGAAATGTAGATATAACAAACAAAAGCATAGATACCCTGGAATGTTTGCCCCCGGAGCAAACACAGGCTGGGTCACATACCAGCACACATGAAAGagctcagaaagaaaataataacaaacctGTTGAGGATTTTCACTGATTAAAATACTTTCTCAGGAGCAACCAATTTTTCAGTGGCTCATTTTGGATTTCTATGGTGGTGATAGTTTCTAGTGGTATTTGAAAGCATCATTTACTCTTCACTCTATATTAGTTCCTCTAACTAGTTTATACTGGGTTTATACCTCCTGCTTGATTAAGTTACTTTTCTGGTAGGTAGAGACAACCTAGAAGGCTTCCTTTGGTTATGTACTTGGAGAAGATGTTTTTGATGacacaaaactggaagaaaaacgTCTATTTGCAGATAAAATTACTTTCTGTAATTATCTAAAGGAAATATATAAGGGTGCTCTTTCAGTGCTTTTGAAATTATGAAGAAGCAACCACTCATAAGctgaaataatgaaatagaacTTCTGTGGGTCTCCAACTTGTGGCAGAGTGGTTCAAGATAGAAAAAAGTAGAACAGACTCCTGTTTCATCATATATGTTGCTCCATATTTCTGACAAGTGTGTCAAAATGGAAAATAcatcaagataaaaaataaaataaataatatacccATTCTGAAGTGTGGAGGAggatagagagatagagaatgagaaagagagagaaacggagagagaaagaaataagctCTATTTCTACAGAAGTCCATTTTATTCCTTATAACCCATAGGAAAGGCAGAACATATATTTTACCAATAAACTATATAATTgctttgaataaatatatttattccatgGGTCTTCTAGAtcgtttttaaattttcaacctCCATTTAAGAGTTTCAAAGGAATTTTATTCGATTAAAATCAGAAACTGTACTACCTGATAAATATCAAGCCCGGTAATCTCAGCAACCCTTGATCATTTCTCACTTATTTGAATGTAATACATACCTAAGTCAAGAGAAAATTCACCTGCCTTATTATGTCATAGAAATATAAGCTCAAGGGGAGTATCAAGCAGCATGGCTTTATAGCCTTGTCATTTTTACAGTCCGAGAAGAGTCATTTTATATTAAGGCTTTAGTTGATTAGAACATTAGGAAAATTGAGTTAGTTGGGTTTTCAACTATAATTTGCACCATGAGATTGAATCCTCTGAGATTGCTAACAAAACTTTTTGACTCTGATCTAGGGAAAGAGAAGCCTAAGAAAAGTGATAAGTATAGAAATGTTCCCACAGAAAGGTGTAGATGTGGGAGCAAAAATACCCAAATACTGTTATTTAATATATGGCATATAGatggatacattttatttctaagtgaaattttacagccaaattctatgGGATGTTGTTTTCTAGATAAAATAGTCCTTGATCCATATTAACTACCTAAGTTAGAGCATAATAACCTGGCATTGCTGACTCCATGTTCAATCTTAGCTCTCTTATTCATTTGAATGACCATGTGTtctgagtttattaagtatttagTCTATGGATTAAGATCCTTGAGCGTTTGGTCACACTGCCCTCTATCCATGATTGTTTCTCTATATTCTCCCCCTTACCAATTTTTCATACCTATATCACAGAGGTCATAGAGATAATTAGTAAAAATATCTACTCATGAAATGAGCTTGCTTCAGATCAAATACTGAATTTCTCATGTATACTATCTGTGTCAATTTGAGTGaccttcttattttctctttgtctcagtttcctcaactgaaaAATTAAGAATGATAATAGTACCCACAGCTTATAATACTTTTGAGGAATAATTTAAGTTGTTAATATAATACACTTAAATACAATACTTAGCATgcttaaatgattttaaaatgttagttttcGTTATCATATAACTCAGCTCATAACAACACCTTCTTATATATTTGATCTATGAAAACCGTATGGAGAAAACTCTCATGCCACTAAGTCTATACATTTGGTGTGAAAGTTCTGgtttatta
Coding sequences within:
- the LOC126935185 gene encoding LOW QUALITY PROTEIN: olfactory receptor 52J3-like (The sequence of the model RefSeq protein was modified relative to this genomic sequence to represent the inferred CDS: inserted 1 base in 1 codon); this encodes MFYHKKSIFHPVTFFLIGIPGLEDIHMWISLPFCSVYLVVLLGNATILLVIKVEQTLREPMFYFLAILSTIDLALSTTSVPCMLGIFWFDAHEVNYGACVTQMFLIHAFTGMEAEVLLAMAFDRYVAICAPLHYTTVLTSQVLVGISMCIVIHPVLLTLPMIYLIYWLPFCQAHVIAHSYCEHMGTAKLSCGNIRINGIYGLFVVSFFVLNLVLIGISYVYSLRAVFRLPSHDARLKALSTCSSHVGVICVFYIPSVFSFLTHMFGHXPGYIHILVANLYLIIPPFLNPIIYGVRTKQIREQVLYVFTKK